In Allomuricauda ruestringensis DSM 13258, the following proteins share a genomic window:
- a CDS encoding sensor histidine kinase has product MLSEVISEGILVVDEQQMITASNTTTDKMFGYPEGELIGKPLQLLLPDKLGDHHTGLVNNFMTEGKARQMGKGKDLVGKRKDGTEFPLEISLNPFKLRQRKYVLALIMDISEQKKAKEAMDHWFRIFDESLNEIYVFDAESFVFINVNRGAQHNLGYSMEELGQMSVMDIKPALTEEVFRRLVSPLLSKRKEKVIFETIHKRKDGSTYPVEVHLQLSLLGKQQVCVAIVLDITERKNYTQQLENKVEERTQQLKQALQAEKKLNELKTKFLSLVSHEFKTPLSSILTSTSLLSKYIESEQQDKRDKHIGTIKSKVKYLDNILTDFLSIERLDLGKVNYSMSPFPLSKLINEVVYDSNMLLKEGQRIQYPENIDGIEVEFDEKILGLALSNLVHNAIKYSPEDSTIELVVSKENGHLHIDIVDQGLGIPLEDQPFIFDRYYRASNVLTVQGTGIGLNIVRQHLHNLNANVTFKSELGRGSTFTLYIPINNKENEKNITG; this is encoded by the coding sequence ATGTTATCGGAGGTAATCTCGGAAGGCATCCTTGTTGTCGATGAACAACAAATGATTACTGCCAGCAACACTACCACCGATAAAATGTTCGGTTATCCCGAGGGTGAACTTATTGGCAAACCATTGCAATTATTGCTTCCGGATAAATTAGGGGATCACCATACGGGATTGGTCAATAATTTTATGACAGAGGGCAAGGCCAGACAGATGGGAAAAGGCAAGGATTTGGTGGGCAAGCGCAAGGATGGCACTGAATTTCCTTTGGAGATAAGCCTAAACCCGTTCAAATTACGCCAACGCAAATATGTTTTGGCCCTGATTATGGATATTTCTGAGCAAAAGAAAGCTAAAGAGGCGATGGACCATTGGTTCCGAATCTTTGATGAGTCCCTTAACGAAATTTATGTTTTTGATGCAGAATCGTTTGTTTTTATCAATGTAAACCGAGGCGCCCAACACAATTTGGGATATAGTATGGAAGAGTTGGGCCAGATGTCGGTAATGGACATTAAACCAGCACTTACCGAAGAGGTATTTCGTAGGCTGGTATCCCCTTTACTATCAAAAAGAAAAGAAAAAGTAATTTTTGAAACAATCCATAAACGAAAAGATGGTTCCACTTACCCTGTTGAGGTGCACCTGCAATTATCATTGTTGGGCAAGCAACAGGTATGCGTAGCCATTGTGCTGGATATTACCGAAAGAAAAAACTATACCCAACAACTGGAAAACAAGGTAGAGGAGCGAACACAACAGTTGAAGCAGGCGCTCCAAGCAGAGAAAAAACTGAATGAGCTGAAAACGAAGTTTCTTTCTTTGGTCTCGCATGAGTTTAAAACTCCGCTCAGCAGTATTCTTACTTCTACCTCGCTCTTGTCCAAATATATAGAATCCGAACAGCAGGACAAAAGGGACAAGCACATTGGTACCATCAAATCCAAGGTAAAGTATTTGGACAATATTCTTACGGACTTTTTGTCCATAGAACGTTTGGACCTTGGAAAGGTCAACTATTCCATGTCCCCTTTCCCTTTGAGTAAATTGATCAATGAAGTGGTTTACGATTCCAATATGCTCCTAAAAGAAGGACAGCGAATTCAATATCCCGAGAACATTGATGGGATTGAAGTGGAATTTGACGAAAAAATCTTGGGATTGGCCCTTTCCAACCTTGTGCACAATGCCATAAAATATTCACCGGAAGATTCGACTATCGAGCTTGTGGTATCAAAAGAAAATGGACACCTTCATATTGATATTGTCGATCAAGGTTTGGGAATACCTTTGGAAGACCAACCCTTTATCTTTGATAGATACTATAGGGCCAGCAATGTGCTCACCGTGCAAGGGACCGGCATAGGCCTTAATATTGTAAGGCAGCACCTGCACAACCTCAATGCCAATGTAACGTTTAAAAGCGAATTGGGCAGAGGATCCACATTTACACTGTACATACCCATAAATAACAAGGAAAATGAAAAAAATATTACTGGTTGA
- a CDS encoding Hsp20/alpha crystallin family protein has translation MSLVKLNGKRFPWNERLIDFFNRDAFVDDDFFNLEKTHPSMNVKEHKDDFEIEFAAPGFEKKDFKITIKDDVLEVSAQKEREETEEEENFTRKEFNYNAFTRTLQLPASVDRSKEVKAVYKNGILTLKVLKMEEAKEEQKKVIEVV, from the coding sequence ATGTCACTTGTAAAATTGAACGGAAAGCGATTTCCATGGAATGAGAGATTGATTGATTTCTTCAATCGAGATGCATTTGTTGACGATGATTTTTTCAATTTGGAAAAAACCCATCCATCAATGAATGTTAAGGAACACAAAGATGATTTTGAAATTGAATTTGCCGCACCTGGATTCGAAAAAAAAGATTTCAAGATCACTATAAAAGATGATGTATTGGAAGTTTCTGCACAAAAAGAAAGGGAAGAGACCGAGGAAGAAGAAAACTTCACCAGAAAGGAATTCAACTACAATGCATTTACGAGAACATTGCAATTGCCCGCTTCTGTTGATCGGTCAAAAGAAGTAAAGGCAGTTTACAAAAACGGTATCCTTACGCTTAAAGTCCTTAAAATGGAAGAAGCCAAGGAAGAACAGAAAAAAGTAATAGAGGTAGTGTAA
- a CDS encoding universal stress protein, whose protein sequence is MNKRVLLPTDYSKNALNAIRYALELYSNVRCDFYILNAFHISGYTLDSMRVPEIGEPYYEAAKEESEEGMERLMQIIKLHPQNDKHQFHTITTFNSLSEAIKIVIDKKDIDIIVMGTKGITESKARIFGTNTVNVMEQIQECPIIAVPNDYMFQIPREVVFPTDYKTPFKRKEIGDLIEIAKLHDAKINVVHIDKDKDGKLSRKEEMNKELLQEILQGTDYEMHFLPADKISDGINKFIEENNCDMVAFLNRKHLFFGSVLSNPLVKKIGFDPQVPILELNDN, encoded by the coding sequence ATGAACAAGAGAGTTTTGTTGCCTACGGACTATTCCAAAAATGCATTGAATGCCATTAGGTACGCCTTGGAGCTATACAGTAATGTGCGATGTGATTTTTATATACTCAATGCCTTTCATATTTCAGGATATACTTTGGACAGTATGAGGGTTCCCGAAATAGGGGAACCTTATTATGAAGCGGCAAAAGAAGAATCTGAAGAAGGCATGGAACGATTGATGCAAATCATAAAACTTCATCCTCAAAATGATAAGCACCAATTCCATACCATTACAACCTTCAACAGTTTAAGCGAGGCCATTAAAATTGTAATCGACAAAAAGGACATCGATATTATTGTAATGGGCACCAAAGGAATTACCGAATCCAAAGCCCGCATATTTGGCACCAATACCGTAAATGTGATGGAACAGATACAAGAATGTCCCATTATTGCGGTACCCAACGACTATATGTTCCAAATACCAAGGGAGGTTGTTTTTCCCACGGATTATAAAACCCCTTTTAAGAGAAAGGAAATAGGGGATTTAATAGAGATAGCCAAATTGCACGATGCAAAGATCAACGTGGTGCACATAGATAAGGACAAGGATGGAAAACTCAGCCGAAAAGAAGAGATGAACAAGGAACTGCTGCAAGAAATTTTACAAGGCACAGATTATGAAATGCATTTTCTGCCCGCCGATAAGATCAGTGATGGCATCAACAAGTTTATAGAAGAGAACAATTGCGACATGGTGGCCTTTTTGAACAGAAAACATTTGTTCTTCGGGAGTGTCCTTTCAAATCCCTTGGTAAAAAAGATAGGGTTTGACCCCCAAGTGCCCATTTTGGAACTGAACGATAATTAA
- a CDS encoding universal stress protein, with translation MIKIVLPTDFSENAFHAISYAVKLLENSTCMFYLVHAYTPAIYRIDYTLGSPGQLGLPDDERYRAEEALENTKEKIQAQFNVSKHTLVAHAAFNSLTDEIASISQKENIDFIVMGTQGATGAKEILFGSNTVHVIQKSDIPILAVPSGFEYEPPRNILFPTDYEVDYKKANLDFLLKFSRLWHSKLHIMHVTAPEGLNIDQTDHKTYLQGKLLEHNHKFYDLPDQELIEAINGFQQETPVEMLAMVKNKHSFLERLFVEPIIRNIGFHSKVPFLVLPINP, from the coding sequence ATGATCAAAATAGTATTGCCCACCGATTTTTCCGAAAATGCATTCCATGCCATTTCCTATGCGGTAAAATTATTGGAGAATTCCACCTGCATGTTTTATCTGGTACATGCATATACCCCGGCCATTTATAGGATTGATTATACATTGGGAAGTCCTGGACAATTGGGTTTACCCGATGATGAAAGATATCGAGCGGAGGAAGCCTTGGAAAACACCAAAGAGAAAATTCAGGCCCAGTTCAATGTATCAAAACATACCCTTGTTGCCCATGCGGCCTTTAATTCGTTGACAGACGAGATTGCATCTATATCCCAAAAGGAAAATATAGATTTTATTGTGATGGGAACACAAGGAGCAACTGGTGCCAAGGAAATTCTTTTTGGTTCCAACACGGTACATGTAATCCAAAAATCGGACATTCCAATTTTGGCCGTTCCTTCTGGTTTTGAATATGAGCCCCCACGTAATATTTTGTTCCCCACCGACTATGAAGTGGATTATAAAAAAGCCAATCTGGATTTTCTGCTCAAATTTTCAAGACTATGGCACTCCAAACTACACATAATGCATGTAACCGCTCCAGAAGGGCTTAATATTGATCAAACTGACCACAAAACCTATCTGCAAGGTAAATTACTGGAACATAACCATAAGTTTTACGATTTACCGGACCAAGAATTAATCGAGGCCATTAATGGGTTTCAACAAGAAACCCCGGTGGAAATGCTCGCTATGGTAAAGAACAAACATTCGTTCTTGGAACGTCTCTTTGTAGAACCAATAATCAGAAATATAGGTTTCCATAGCAAGGTTCCTTTTTTAGTACTTCCCATCAACCCATAA
- a CDS encoding universal stress protein — MLQILVSTDFSNNSYNALYYAARLFMNKECIFHIVNVCSTENNPDMEKAKLDSSQGLDALVHRLVRDVGENKKHSFKKVSLCSDMTKGVAEYAKANKADLTVIGNKGQEEIKHILFGNNAMQLVREITSCPVLIVPLEIDFKKVDKIAFTSNYARPIAEKNIKALQFFSGLTNSAIVPMVIEENKDDRTAKKNKTDFLRAISENSSKEVALPVFDGKVNTILEFVDLWSIDMLCMVYYPHHFFLEFIGKGIIKELNTKLKVPFLILPNS; from the coding sequence ATGTTACAGATTTTAGTGTCCACCGATTTTTCCAACAACTCCTATAATGCATTGTATTATGCAGCTCGGTTGTTCATGAACAAGGAATGCATATTTCATATTGTAAATGTGTGTAGTACTGAGAATAATCCAGATATGGAAAAAGCTAAATTGGATTCAAGCCAAGGATTGGACGCCTTGGTACACCGTTTGGTCCGAGATGTGGGAGAGAACAAAAAACACAGCTTTAAAAAAGTTTCCCTTTGCTCCGATATGACCAAGGGAGTTGCTGAATATGCCAAAGCGAACAAGGCGGACCTTACCGTAATCGGAAATAAGGGACAAGAAGAGATAAAACATATATTGTTCGGAAACAATGCCATGCAACTGGTAAGGGAGATAACCAGTTGCCCTGTGTTGATCGTTCCTTTGGAGATTGATTTTAAAAAAGTCGATAAAATCGCATTTACATCCAATTATGCGAGACCAATTGCGGAAAAGAACATCAAAGCACTCCAATTTTTTAGTGGTTTAACAAATAGTGCAATTGTCCCCATGGTGATTGAGGAAAATAAAGATGATCGGACGGCCAAGAAAAATAAGACCGATTTTCTCAGGGCCATTTCCGAAAACAGTTCCAAAGAGGTTGCTTTACCCGTATTTGATGGCAAGGTGAACACCATTTTGGAATTTGTGGACCTCTGGAGTATAGATATGCTCTGCATGGTGTATTATCCGCATCATTTCTTCTTGGAGTTTATAGGAAAGGGCATTATAAAAGAGCTTAATACAAAATTGAAGGTACCCTTTTTGATTCTGCCGAACAGTTGA
- a CDS encoding response regulator has translation MKKILLVEDDTSLRENVAELLELSGFNVCSASNGKIAVDKAIKEQPDLVLCDIMMPEMDGYEVLEQLSSIETTRYIPFIFVSAKTEKQDVRRGMNLGADDYLTKPFEEEELLSAIQCRLEKAKEMGVALAEYPKTTSQEQEIRSLNELKNFFDDHGQLFSFKKDETIYSKGDHSNMVYLILKGVVKSCGLDEEGKELITSVYSEDDFLGFTSLTDHLPYQEYASAMEEVELAGISKEKVKGILEDNKSVSLELMDVITGDLANIKNQLLQMAYSSVRKKTAQTLLMFSRAINKDKLEPLKISRSDLAGVAGIATESLIRTLSDFKHEGLITIENRNIMVLDKEALQNVN, from the coding sequence ATGAAAAAAATATTACTGGTTGAGGATGACACCTCGCTACGGGAAAATGTAGCTGAACTGTTGGAATTGTCCGGTTTTAATGTATGTTCGGCATCAAATGGAAAAATAGCAGTGGATAAGGCTATTAAAGAACAACCGGATTTGGTTTTATGTGATATTATGATGCCGGAGATGGACGGTTATGAAGTATTGGAACAACTTTCATCAATTGAGACTACCCGTTACATCCCCTTCATCTTTGTCTCTGCAAAAACGGAGAAGCAAGATGTTAGAAGGGGTATGAACCTTGGAGCTGATGATTATTTGACCAAACCTTTTGAAGAGGAAGAACTTTTGTCGGCCATTCAATGCCGGTTGGAAAAAGCCAAAGAAATGGGAGTCGCTCTAGCGGAATACCCAAAAACAACATCACAGGAACAGGAAATTAGATCATTGAACGAACTGAAGAACTTTTTTGATGATCATGGTCAACTTTTTTCTTTTAAAAAAGATGAAACCATTTATTCAAAAGGGGATCACTCCAATATGGTGTATCTGATCTTAAAAGGGGTCGTAAAAAGTTGTGGATTGGACGAAGAGGGAAAAGAACTGATTACATCGGTGTACTCCGAAGACGATTTTTTAGGATTCACCTCTTTGACGGATCACTTGCCATATCAGGAGTACGCATCGGCAATGGAAGAAGTGGAATTGGCCGGAATATCCAAAGAAAAGGTAAAGGGCATTTTGGAAGACAACAAAAGTGTTTCCCTAGAGCTTATGGATGTCATAACCGGGGATTTGGCAAACATTAAAAACCAGTTGTTGCAAATGGCCTATAGTTCCGTAAGAAAAAAAACGGCCCAGACCCTTTTAATGTTTAGCAGGGCCATTAATAAAGATAAGCTGGAACCTTTAAAAATATCCCGAAGCGACCTGGCCGGGGTGGCCGGTATTGCAACGGAAAGCCTCATCAGAACCTTATCGGATTTTAAACACGAAGGCCTTATCACCATAGAAAACAGAAACATTATGGTGCTGGATAAAGAAGCATTGCAGAACGTGAATTAA
- a CDS encoding DnaJ C-terminal domain-containing protein, whose amino-acid sequence MDFIDYYKVLGVDKKAPTDEIKKAYRKLARKYHPDLNPNDEEAEKNFKRVNEANEVLSDPEKRKKYDEYGKDWQHAEEFEKAKRSRSQQSRGGDYSGYTYSRSGGSAQDFSDFFESMFGGGASGFGPGGQRVRFRGQDYNAQLQLSLMDVYTTQKQTLTVNGKNIRLTIPAGIEDGQTIKIKGHGGPGIEGGPAGDLYITFSIVNNTTFKRDGANLYKTVQIPLVKAVLGGEIQVETLNGKVKLKVAPGTDNGTKVKLKGKGFPKYKKEGQFGDLYLTYTVKIPKNLTQEQQSLFESLEKTNLE is encoded by the coding sequence ATGGATTTTATTGATTATTACAAAGTATTGGGGGTAGATAAAAAAGCACCTACCGACGAAATTAAAAAAGCGTACCGTAAGCTCGCAAGAAAATACCATCCCGACCTAAATCCCAACGACGAGGAGGCGGAGAAAAATTTTAAGCGTGTTAATGAGGCCAACGAAGTGCTCTCGGATCCCGAGAAAAGAAAAAAATACGACGAGTACGGAAAAGATTGGCAGCATGCAGAAGAGTTCGAGAAAGCGAAACGGTCAAGATCTCAACAAAGTCGGGGTGGGGATTATTCAGGCTATACCTACAGCCGCTCAGGAGGGTCTGCTCAAGATTTTTCAGACTTTTTTGAGTCCATGTTCGGAGGGGGGGCATCTGGATTTGGCCCAGGAGGGCAAAGGGTTCGTTTTAGGGGTCAAGATTACAACGCCCAGCTCCAATTGTCCTTGATGGATGTGTACACTACCCAAAAACAGACACTCACCGTAAATGGGAAAAATATCCGCTTGACCATTCCCGCTGGTATTGAAGATGGGCAGACCATCAAAATAAAAGGACATGGCGGGCCAGGAATTGAAGGCGGTCCAGCAGGTGACCTGTACATTACGTTTTCTATTGTGAACAATACTACGTTTAAACGCGATGGGGCAAATTTGTACAAAACAGTCCAAATACCTTTGGTAAAGGCCGTACTTGGGGGAGAAATACAGGTAGAGACCCTGAACGGGAAAGTGAAATTAAAAGTAGCGCCCGGTACCGATAATGGCACCAAGGTTAAACTTAAAGGGAAAGGCTTTCCAAAATACAAGAAGGAAGGCCAATTTGGGGATTTGTACCTGACCTATACGGTAAAAATACCCAAGAACCTGACACAAGAGCAGCAATCGCTTTTTGAATCTTTGGAGAAAACCAACCTAGAATAA
- a CDS encoding chaperone modulator CbpM yields MKQENYISIKTFCECYGIGESFVYSMYEYEILQIAYEQDEGKLHVEDLPLLEKMVRLHKELDINPEGIQAIHHLLGQVESLQEEVASLKKKLDTLK; encoded by the coding sequence ATGAAACAAGAGAACTACATATCTATTAAAACTTTTTGTGAATGTTATGGGATTGGCGAATCTTTTGTTTACTCCATGTACGAGTATGAGATTTTACAAATAGCATACGAACAAGATGAGGGAAAGCTTCATGTAGAGGACCTACCGCTTCTGGAAAAAATGGTGCGCCTGCACAAAGAGCTGGATATAAATCCCGAAGGAATTCAGGCTATCCATCATCTTTTAGGGCAAGTGGAAAGTTTACAAGAAGAAGTTGCCTCGCTTAAAAAGAAGCTGGACACACTGAAGTAA
- a CDS encoding universal stress protein, with the protein MKNVLVPTDFSENSIQALKYAQVLFSSMECNFYLLYVGTLLDTKIDAESFQESDGAPTENTKKKLLDLVKECRKHSTEANHFFFALHEYGFFTSTIKKHIAEQNIDLIVMGTKGASGIKEKILGSNAGDVITKVQCNTLIVPVQVKLSKPREIAFPTDFNIFYSLRILHPMEEMVELGKSKLRVMNALKEGDSLNKEQEKNKEHLLDFLEDTFPGAHSLHTITNQKVKSAIQCFMESREIDMIVMVAKNLNFIQQILFDSIVEQISFHTKVPFFVIHE; encoded by the coding sequence ATGAAAAATGTTCTTGTTCCGACAGATTTTTCCGAGAACTCCATTCAGGCATTAAAGTATGCTCAGGTACTGTTCAGTTCCATGGAATGCAATTTTTATTTGCTTTATGTCGGCACGCTGTTGGATACAAAAATAGATGCCGAGTCCTTTCAAGAATCAGATGGGGCGCCCACAGAAAACACAAAGAAAAAATTATTGGACTTGGTTAAGGAATGCAGGAAGCATAGCACCGAGGCAAACCACTTTTTTTTTGCATTGCATGAGTACGGTTTTTTTACTTCTACCATTAAAAAACACATAGCGGAGCAAAACATTGACCTGATTGTAATGGGAACCAAGGGAGCTTCGGGAATTAAAGAGAAAATACTGGGAAGCAATGCTGGTGATGTTATTACCAAAGTGCAATGCAATACCCTTATTGTACCTGTGCAAGTTAAACTGTCCAAACCCAGGGAAATAGCTTTTCCCACAGATTTCAATATTTTTTATTCCCTACGTATTTTACACCCAATGGAAGAAATGGTGGAACTGGGAAAATCCAAGCTTAGGGTTATGAATGCCCTAAAGGAAGGAGACAGTCTAAACAAAGAGCAGGAAAAGAACAAGGAGCACCTTTTGGATTTTCTGGAGGATACATTTCCTGGAGCACACAGTTTACATACCATAACAAACCAAAAGGTTAAATCGGCCATACAGTGTTTTATGGAGAGCCGCGAGATCGACATGATCGTAATGGTGGCCAAAAACCTAAACTTTATCCAACAAATCCTCTTTGATTCCATTGTGGAGCAAATAAGTTTCCATACAAAAGTTCCATTCTTCGTAATTCACGAATAA
- a CDS encoding universal stress protein translates to MKKILVPVDFSEHSEYALEVASKIAKQHGAGIILFHMLGLSDSVLANSEIAEEAEAKYYLKLAKEKIKEYTEKEYLKNVSVETIIQNYKDFEEVNAVAQEQHCDLVVMGSHGTSGFSELFVGSNTEKVVRTSDIPVIVIKDQHEDFTIKKIVMASDFAKENISVYKKADAFAKLYKASLEVVYINTTGANFIGYDIVEKRMEAFKKELGKDIQINFYSHPSLERGIFKYCNEKDADLLVIPTHGRKGLAHFVVGSLAENVSNHAELPVMTIKL, encoded by the coding sequence ATGAAAAAAATATTGGTACCTGTCGATTTTTCCGAACATTCCGAATACGCCCTCGAAGTTGCCTCAAAAATAGCCAAACAGCATGGGGCCGGAATTATTTTGTTTCACATGCTCGGTCTGTCGGACTCCGTATTGGCCAATTCTGAAATTGCCGAAGAGGCAGAGGCCAAATATTATTTGAAACTGGCCAAAGAGAAAATCAAAGAGTATACGGAAAAGGAATATCTCAAAAATGTTTCTGTAGAGACGATTATCCAAAATTACAAGGATTTTGAGGAAGTAAACGCAGTGGCTCAAGAACAACATTGTGATCTGGTGGTCATGGGCTCGCACGGAACGAGTGGCTTTAGTGAATTGTTCGTTGGTTCCAATACCGAAAAGGTGGTGCGCACCTCAGATATCCCCGTAATTGTAATCAAAGATCAGCACGAAGATTTTACGATAAAAAAAATAGTAATGGCCAGTGATTTTGCCAAGGAAAACATTTCTGTCTACAAGAAAGCAGATGCATTTGCCAAATTATACAAGGCCAGTTTGGAAGTCGTATATATTAATACCACTGGGGCAAACTTTATAGGGTACGATATCGTCGAGAAAAGAATGGAAGCCTTCAAAAAAGAGTTGGGCAAAGATATTCAAATTAACTTTTACAGCCACCCAAGTTTAGAACGGGGAATCTTTAAATATTGCAATGAGAAGGATGCCGACCTGTTGGTCATTCCAACCCATGGAAGAAAAGGTTTGGCCCATTTTGTGGTGGGAAGTTTGGCGGAAAATGTCTCCAACCACGCCGAACTACCGGTAATGACCATTAAATTATGA
- a CDS encoding 2-hydroxyacid dehydrogenase — protein sequence MKVLVYSAKDFEIKELKKSNGNKHKIKFVPDTLNSTTAVMAAGYDAVSIFSNDEASLVVLEILKELGVKYITLRSTGYNNVSVKSAKRIGLKVAYAPEYSPHTIAEHAVGLLLALNRKLIQANAQVKQHNFLLDDLVGFDLNGKTVGIVGTGRIGSILVKIFHAFGCKVVANDVKRNQYLENHYDLEYLPLEELCRRSDVISINVPLNYETHHIFYEPLFLAMKQGALLINTARGGIVKTEDVISALKGGHLGGYATDVYEHERGVFFRDNSKTGLNDALLQELIALPNVLLTPHQAFATKEALERIAETTIYNLDCWEEGKICKNELGYETISL from the coding sequence ATGAAAGTACTGGTGTACAGCGCCAAGGATTTTGAGATAAAAGAACTGAAAAAATCCAATGGTAACAAGCATAAGATCAAATTCGTACCCGATACCCTGAACTCCACAACTGCGGTTATGGCAGCTGGGTACGATGCCGTTTCCATTTTTTCAAATGACGAAGCATCTTTGGTGGTTCTGGAGATTCTAAAGGAGCTCGGAGTAAAATACATTACCCTAAGATCAACGGGTTATAACAATGTCAGTGTTAAGTCCGCCAAACGAATAGGGCTTAAAGTAGCCTATGCGCCGGAGTATTCTCCCCACACCATAGCCGAGCATGCGGTAGGGCTATTGTTGGCACTAAACCGTAAGTTGATTCAAGCCAATGCCCAAGTAAAACAGCACAATTTTTTATTGGATGATTTGGTAGGGTTTGATTTGAACGGAAAAACTGTTGGTATTGTGGGAACTGGAAGGATCGGTTCCATTTTGGTGAAAATATTCCATGCTTTCGGATGTAAGGTGGTGGCCAACGATGTGAAACGGAACCAATACCTGGAAAATCATTATGATCTGGAATACCTTCCTTTGGAAGAACTATGCAGAAGATCGGATGTAATCAGTATAAATGTGCCCTTAAATTATGAAACACATCACATTTTTTACGAACCATTGTTCTTGGCAATGAAGCAGGGTGCTTTATTGATCAACACGGCAAGAGGAGGTATCGTAAAAACGGAAGATGTTATCAGCGCATTAAAAGGTGGTCACCTTGGAGGATATGCCACGGATGTTTATGAACATGAAAGGGGTGTGTTCTTTAGGGATAACAGTAAAACAGGATTGAACGATGCGCTTTTACAAGAATTGATCGCATTGCCCAATGTACTTTTAACGCCTCACCAAGCCTTCGCAACCAAAGAAGCCCTTGAAAGAATCGCAGAGACCACCATTTATAACCTTGATTGCTGGGAAGAAGGGAAAATCTGTAAAAACGAATTGGGTTACGAAACCATCTCGTTATAA